In Chrysoperla carnea chromosome 2, inChrCarn1.1, whole genome shotgun sequence, the following proteins share a genomic window:
- the LOC123293057 gene encoding facilitated trehalose transporter Tret1-like: MAYKPKAKKLPQMVAALTGCIGGFCLGTVIGWSSPAGKPLKKLDLNGKQVSWIGCINCLGSAFSVLPLPFIMDRIGRRLSMMIIAVFLCLSWIMLAFVETFWLLIIARFLCGFFSGSFCVVSPVYTGEVVEPRIRGALGSCFQLFIVFGIFVLFAIGLTENLLVLSLFSAVCPVVMIVILIFLPDSPLFLIDSGKDEERIDKAFIFLRGKDYDFTEEKVELAKELIEADERKAGNLMDKFKTKATKKGFIIGLGLNIAQQLSGINVLMYYATKIFADSGTAITPEVCSVILGVGQIVGTLLAVAISDRAGRKILLIISFAVMAVCLLIMGCYSFFTRNEDLDDISSGIRLIPVFVTTIYVIAFSIGAGPLVWALIGEMFAPEVKGVVSSICAFSNWMFAFIITSTYTYMEDVFKPYGAYWFYSAAGFLCVVFIIFMVIETKNKTLREIQIALGGDDTTKESIQYN, translated from the exons atgGCTTATAAACCGAAAGCAAAAAAGTTGCCACAAATGGTGGCAGCATTAACAG GTTGTATTGGAGGATTCTGCTTGGGTACGGTAATTGGGTGGTCATCACCAGCTGGtaaaccacttaaaaaattagatctAAACGGAAAACAAGTATCATGGATTGGATGTATAAATTGTCTTGGTTCTGCATTCTCAGTTTTACCATTACCATTTATAATGGATAGAATTGGACGAAGACTTTCTATGATGATAATTGCTGTTTTTTTATGCCTCTCTTGGATTATGCTTGCTTTCGTAGAAACATTTTGGCTTTTAATAATAGCTAGATTCCTTTGTGGCTTCTTTAGTGGATCATTTTGTGTTGTGTCTCCCGTATATACAGGAGAAGTTGTCGAACCTCGAATAAGAGGTGCTTTAGGATcatgttttcaattgtttatcgTATTcggaatatttgttttattcgcTATTGGTTTGACTGAAAATCTCTTAGTATTAAGTCTGTTTTCCGCTGTATGTCCAGTAGTAATGATTGTTATTCTAATATTTCTACCCGATTCACCATTGTTCTTAATCGATTCGGGAAAAGACGAGGAACGGATTGATAaagcatttatatttttacgtgGGAAAGATTATGATTTCACAGAAGAAAAAGTTGAATTAGCCAAAGAATTAATTGAAGCGGATGAAAGAAAAGCTGGAAACTTAAtggataaatttaaaactaaagcgACTAAAAAAGGATTTATTATTGGTTTGGGCTTAAATATCGCTCAACAGCTCTCTGGtattaatgttttaatgtaTTACGCTACGAAAATATTCGCAGATTCTGGAACCGCAATAACACCAGAAGTTTGTAGTGTAATACTTGGTGTAGGACAAATTGTTGGGACATTGTTAGCTGTTGCTATATCAGATCGTGCTGGAAGAAagattttactaataatatcGTTTGCAGTGATGGCcgtatgtttattaataatgggatgttatagtttttttacaaggaacgAAGATTTAGACGACATATCATCGGGAATCCGTTTAATTCCAGTTTTCGTTACGACCATCTACGTTATAGCATTTTCAATCGGTGCTGGGCCTTTAGTGTGGGCTTTAATTGGTGAAATGTTTGCACCAGAAGTGAAAGGTGTTGTATCTTCGATATGCGCATTTTCGAATTGGAtgtttgcatttataataacGTCCACATATACGTACATGGAAGATGTTTTCAAACCATACGGTGCATATTGGTTTTATTCAGCTGCTGGTTTCCTTTgcgttgtatttattatatttatggtgATTGAAACGAAGAACAAGACtttgagagaaattcaaattgcATTAGGAGGTGATGACACCACTAAAGAGTcaatacaatacaattaa